The Gossypium raimondii isolate GPD5lz chromosome 2, ASM2569854v1, whole genome shotgun sequence genome segment ACTTTTAACCTGTTTTATTGCTGACGAGTGAATGCCAGAGAATAGTTCGCTTTAGTTTCATACTGATAACTTTCATGGGAAGACTACTATAGACAATAATAGAATAAAAGTTCTTACATTTTGTCCTTCGCATGTGTTAAACAAAAAAACATGAATATAGATGTATCAAATATGTCCTACTGAAAGAACTTTGTTCTTGATTACCACTACATTCAATATGTGCATTTTTGTTATATTCTTGCCTCGCAGCATTCGTTGGTTATACGAATGTTGTTTTTTTCTAGGGGTGGTTAGACCTATGTTACAAGGACTTGAGATAAGGTAAGTGTAGTGCATTACCAATTTTGTTACCAAAGCAATACATCTCGGCATAAAAAATTTAGCATAGTAATTGTTAATATCAAACCAACCCGAAGATTTATTCcacaaaaaatttcattcagAAAAAATTCTGATTTTCAAATCCCTTTTTAAAACTACAAAACACTAAGGAAACTAATCAGAACCCAAAAAATAGAACTCGACTAAAACATCAATTATCATGGTCAGGCAGTCAATCTCAACAAGAATCTTATAGCcccaaatcaaatttataatatatgatcTACAACAGGTAAGAAGAAACATGGTGCAGCTAACAAAAAGGAAACCTTTTTTTGCATTATTGTGCATCACCAATTTTGATACCACAGCAATATACATCACGGCATAAGAATGTTAGCTAAAATCAAGCCAACCCAAGGATTTACACCACAAAAAGTTTCAGAAGAAAGGCcaacaatttattttcaaaaccctTTTTCAAACTACTAAACCCTAAGGAAATCAATAAGAACCCAATAAACAGAAATCAACTAAAACAACAATAGTCGAAATCAGGCAGTCAATCTCGACAAAGAATCGTGCAGACCCAAATCGATTAATCAAACAACACCCCAAAATCTCCCATTCAACCAATttaaaaatgcaattaaaaaaaccaaattatgATCGCAAAAAAGAAACCGAAGTCTAAAAATCGATAAAATCAAGACTAAGGTATAAAATTAAAGAGAGATGGGGAAAAAGGGAGAATACAAATTCTCGAACAATGCCCTTGTAGACAAGGACGGGGATAGCGATGCCGAATATGCCGACGAGAGCGAAGTTGCGGCGAGTCCAGCGAAAGTTATGCTCCAGATTCTCTCTCGCACTGCCCCAATCTTCAATGAACCTGTTCTTGTTCGCCTCCATTCCTCCCCCCATCTTTGATTCCTTTCCCTTCCTTTCCGCTGTAGTATCCTTAAGCTTTCTCTTTTCTACTGGACCTTAGATGTTATTTATGTTGTGGACTCAGTGTTCACAATAGCCTGTTTGGCTGCATTTTTTATCCTATTCCACAAACAGTTATCCCTCTAAGCCCAAAGGTGGTTCGGATATTCGAAGGAGTGGAATAAAGACAAGATTcttttgtaattattaatttaactgtatcatataattttaaaaaaaaattaaaggaaaataattattgtgaaaatagattagataaaaatattaattttcaaaatttcaaaattttactgaaATTAACAttcactattttttaatttaattttatttttaattttaattttaattttaaaattcatgcgacacttttgtttgaaattttcattttaaattatgtcatataaaatattacatataatttaatggttaaatgaattatttcAATAATGGAAGGTCCTGATTGTTTTAATCTCGATAGTTTGATGATGTAATTAGAACATTTTGAAGTTTTGGCCCAATTTAGACTGAGGTTCATAATTTAGAGATATCAGATACAATCaaatgtaatatataatatcataatataaacTAGAAATCCTATCACACGTGTATACTTGAGGAAAcccaaatttagaacacatctatatttaaaagtaacatacaataattaatgaaatgtaCTATTCGAAACTAATTAATCTTAATAGCACATAAAACATGTACGATATTAAagtagaaataaattatttaggtttcaaactttttttttttgaaagtcaAACCTAATTCTTGAGTGacttccaaaaaaattatttagatttcTAACTTAGTCACATAAAACAAATGGACCCCCAAAAAAGTGTGAGAATACAATATATCGTAGACCCAACAAGGTTTTTAATCCAAAGATTAATAGGCTTCTCTTTTTCGGCCCATAATAAACCCAAATTCATGGACTGTTGACTTGTTACTTAGAATCCCCTCCCTATCAATATccagttcttttttttttttttgggtaaactgCCTATTTAGTCATCTGATTTATTCATGTTCTTATTTTGGTAatccatttcaaaattttgttattttaatcaCACTCGTTAGATAAGTTATCAATTTTaatcactctaccgttaaaaTGAGTTTGATCACCAGACGGAACGATGACGTGGTctggtataataacaaaattaactttCAATGTTTacctattttattaatttaatattggttttgaaaaaataaaaacaaaattaacccttaatatttacacattataCCAATTTAGTCAtgattctaaaattaaaaaatatatatatataaaattaaaattaaaaaattgttgaaatttataaaagtatataaaatactcaaaataattataaaacataatgaTGCAAAGCAAAGTACGAAACATATATCTAAAAGCTAATTCCATAAATACCTagaaattttgtgtttacaatCTCTATCATTGAGTATATACTAGACCTGGATCATGGGTTAAGCTAAATCGAATTTGGGTCGGTGCAAAAATTTAGACATATTTTTTAAGCTCAGACTCGGCCCGACccaaaaatgggcctaaaattctGCCTAAACCAAATGTTAGAAAAATAATAGCTAAATAAATGATTCAGGTCAGGCTCCTACTTGAGGCATGGCCTAtttagaaaaagaattttattttttatgcaaatttatttttcgagcctatatttttacctataTCCTCTCACTTTTCAGATCTGGACAGATAACTCgacccatgatcaggtctagtATACACTCTTTACACTTAACGCCACAATCAATCCAGAAAacattaattacaaatttatatctaaaaactaatttcataagtacttaaaaattatgtttcatcAAGAACTTCAACTAGTATCTTTGTAACattcatccataaaaacctaTCAATCATTGCAAATCAAAcagaattaattttatatatatatatatatatatatatatatatatatatatatatatacagattTGTATTTAACTCCTGGCTAATTAAGGAATAGATACAGTCTGGACTTGGTTCATCACACAAGCCAATGATcgatccaaaaaaaaaacaaaacaaaaacaaacgaAGATTTTTGTATACCCTCAGCCATGGAGTTCCAAAGTAAAAATGTGAATAAAAAACCCAGCATAAGGGGAAGAAGATTATAGATTTAGtaatttacaaaagaaaaaataaaagttgaagcCTTCATGATCTATTGTCTTCCATTAATTCAAGTCCTTGAGGTTCGTCGTCCATGATACTCTCCAATGAAGGTCTCCAAGAATGATATATGTCTCATGTACTTTGATTcgcatcattattattattattattattattattattattattattattattattattattattattattattttagtattttaataattttaaatttttaaattttaaatttttaaaattttaaattatatcttcttaatttttaaaatcatgaccaatttcttaaatataaaggattaaatttgttttttttcaaaattatgattaatttaataaaataggtaaacattgagggctaattttattattataccacaTCATGTTAGCATTCTGTTTGGTGATCAAACCCATTTTAACGATAGAGTGACTAAAGTTGACAACTTATCTAACAAGAATGACTGATTTTAAAGTGAATTTGgttatccaattttttttttattttagtgactcaactttttaaaattaaatattttaatcatttttgtcATTAACTTTATAACAAAAttctaatgaaaataaatatttgtgaaatttacaatatataaatagtaaaatcaGTTATTTGGATAAGTTAGatcttttaaaatcaagttacaCTCCCATCAACTTGAACCATTAATGCCTCCAATCGCATATGTATATGTCAATTGAACCACTGGTGGAGCGGcaaaatatttgtgtttaattgTTCAATTGACACAAATCCTAAGTTTGATATCAGGACAACCTCTACCCATtactcttttatatatatatatatatatatatatatatatatatatatacttatatctATACTATATATTAAGCACTTGCCTAATTTTATAAggtaaattgtattattttgaaagtgtattttttttctttttatatcttttatatagaaaatacacataaaacaaaatttgaaaacccttataatttttaacatttatactttACGACCAAACttcatttatcatttatatcaattttataaatatatttattataaaattttactcttcaCCTACATTATGGGTGTGCCATAACccgatataaatatatatatatcattcattaatttaaacatgGTTAGGAATTGGTTTAACATAATTCCCAActaaatttgcataaaattcaTTTCCAAAAGATAGGCAAGCAAACCCATTAGTTCATCCATGATGATCATGTTGTGTGttttaatacaaatttgaaattaaaaaatctaaatgaataaaacaaACCAACTCGTATATACCCAATAAAGTATGTATATCATCTACCTAAACTTCCTTATCTTGTCCTTTAAACTCCATATATTTTGgctttattaattaatcattcgTTTAAaacacttttataaataaattatatacatcTCAAAATTATAATCGAGATTTAAATTAATCCtcgaattttaaaatgttctaactaaaatttcaaaatgccaacatcaaatcaattacGTCTTTCTATTAGCCTAACTATTAACTTGAGCATTAAATGTCAATATGATTCTGACATGAAACATATTCAAAACACATATACCTACCATATAGATAACTTGAATCCAACGTGTTAAGAGACCGAATAGTgccattattttctaaatatgtTAGATCTGAGTTTTCATGTGataaacttatatgtttttaaaatttgtttcagTATGTTTTAAGTATACTGAcagatatattttaaaatttaaatcatattttaagatttcaaaGCTTAATTTTTGGTTATTGTCCAAAAGTGGGTAGGGTACATGACCCTtcattatctttaaatattttaaagataaacgTATCAAACTCTCtattacaataatatttttaccaacTAGACTCaactatatttcaatttttaaagttagttttcaaaattcttttaattaaaagtggtatttaaatcatttattttattatattttattacagaaaacaatattaataaataaatttttcgaTAAAATGAGATATATTTAATAATCTGTATACCTATTTTAAAGAAACCATTAAAAAccaatctaaaaattcaaataaggaaataatttactaataaaaaaacctttaaaaatacTGTTGCTGAATTACGTCTTGCTCCTCGTTTGTTGAGTCCAAACTGGAAGGTCTTTGTTCATCATATTCCTAGGTCCCAAAATACTATTGCTGATCATATAGCCAAGTGTATGGCgacaaatttcataaaaattcattGGTTTGAAGAACCCCACAATCCGCTAAAAACTTAATTGAGGCGGATTTTGTTCTTTGAAAAACTAGTGTATTATTTAGTTTTCCCTTTAGGTGGTCttttatctaaaaaaaaaatcttttaaaaataatactcgATTTTCTATCCTATTTATTGAAGactttttgtttgaatttttttatatataaaaagtatacaTATGGGATTTAGACATTCCACATGCTagccttcaaattttttaaatttatgcagTCGACGTTCCCTTtctaattctaataattaatgtatttattgcTTGTTTACAGTAGTTTCAAGATTTGGTGGTTGAAGATGGTTCACGCCTGAGAGCTACAAAAGAGATTATCTTTCAAGAAAGGATAGATTTATGGAACTTTGGACAGCTCTGAATTTTCTTGAAATGCCCATCTTTATATTTTGATGGTACTTTTATTGCGGGATGAAGGCTTGACATGAGTTTTTTAGGGAATAATGTCCTATCTCGTAGGAGATGATCTTATGTGACGAGATCGGATCGTATTAAGAATTTTGGTGTTgtattataaaaagaattatgatATGCACGGTAAAAATGATTGATACATTTAATACGACTTTGATTGGTTGTCGGACAAATCTCCATTAGCGGAGGTGATTTTCCGTTCTTTTCTTTGTTCGTCGGTGATTAAAGAGGTCCCATAACATGCATTGAAATCACATAGCCATTTTTCTcgtcaaaattttcatgctGTTATAGTCTAAGAGGCATTCTCATGCAGTCATATACGTGTTTGGAATATGTCTCTggaaaattattgaaaaacaaatataaatcaaacacaaatattaatcattgcagagtttaaatattatcatgtattttatttttaatattttttttatttttttactacgTCCTAAAGAAGGTAGGTGTCTTCCTTTAAACCCGGTCTAAACTTTCCTTATATATAGAACTTAAAATGTCTAATTTTGCTAGTGGTCCctgtacttaatttttttaaaattttattcctgTGCTACAATTTATAAACACTGAATCcttatactaatttaaaatattcttgGAAGTGATAATTTTATGTCTGAGAGGCTGACATGGGAGGGTCAAAGAAGCAGCTAAAATTAGTAGAAATTACAaggatttaatttcaaattttgataaaatacaaGGACCACTTACAGAATTAGAccaaagttttatatataatgaatattgaaatttgcTTGTCACTGGATGtaactttcatttattttgaaatgatgTAAAAGGAAATCCTAGACAATTATTTACTCCTTGAagaaattgcatatatatatacatgattagACTGTCATTTAACTGTTAAAGTAgtgataattatataaatagatgacCTCTGATTATATCTTATGCTGATGCTTCCAAGCAACCATTGTGTTTTACTTTTGAGGTTACATCAATTtccatcattattttattaatcactTACGAAGTTCATTTTAgtgaatgattttattgaatAGACGTTcggattattttttattttaatttaagatacTTTTACATAAAGAAGTAATTACAATCTCGATATTGATCCTAATTGTATCAAATTACTCACCTAAATACCttacaatataatcaataattttttccAAACAATATCTGGAGTGTGATAAAATAACCACAAGAATACAACAAAGCTATCGACAAAACACTCAAAAACTACATGCCACAAACAATCTATTTATAGACTGATACAAGAGTTCATCTAACAAATTTTTGATAAGCTTTAAACTCGTATTTAAAACCTGAAATTATCCCATTAATTATCCTGAGTATTTATCACATTACAGCCTTCATAAACCAATCTCCAAAACTCTCTCAATAGATAAGGATAAATGTTTTATTCACTTTAAACTTCTCACTATGATCAGTTAAAGAACTGAAGAATCCTAACTGAACTCCAACTGTTGTCTTGTCAAACATGTCAACACTTTGAAGGCCGAAAGCAACAACCGTCCTTGAGGCTGAAACCTCCCACACGGCCCAAGCAGAAGTTATTCTCGTTCTAACAGAACATGAAACGAACAGGtaaaaaaacccaacaaatGTAATCCACGTGTTTCACATATGCTTCATGTCATAGTTGAACAGGTATTTATCACCCACGCTAATAACTAGATAAATAAAATGACCTAATTGATGCGttactagaggtgctcatggacCGGGCGGCTCGGCCCGACAGCCAGTCCGAAATATaagagggttcgggtaaaaatataggcccgaaatatgggtttgggcaaaaaatgaggcccgtttagaaaacaggcCAAGCCACGAGCACCACTTTTTTTGCCCGAGCCCATCCCAGCTCAgcccaaatataataaataaatatatttttattttttttaattttaaaatatttttaaaatatttttaaaattttttatttttaaaataaatttttggtgctTATAAAAAAATGGGCCTGGCCAGActcgggcttaggaattttttcagGTCGggcctagacaaaattttaggcccatatttcggggcAGGCCAGGCCCAAGCCTAGGACACGGGCCAAATTTTTTctaggcccggcccgacccatgagcacctctatgcGTTACTAATATTTTGAGAATTCAATTGATTCAAAACATAAAGAATAGCTGAAGGATATTTGGTGGGATTAACTAATATGAGAAAAGAGGAATAaaaaattaggatttaattgttGGGTAGGCCTACCGACGAGAGCAagtatgaataaatttatataaaaatatttactcaaACAATCAACACTCCCTATTCACTCACAAGTAGTTCAACAAGTTTGAATTCTCGTAATTTGAATCCAATTTTTGGTAACTGCTTTGGCCCCCATTGTCCCCCCTTATGACTTCAACTCAATAACCACACTCatcaatttgattatataaGAAAGAATTGTATAAAACAGGTGCGTCACGTCATCTTATAtcattgtttaattatttataattttttaataaattttacatgtaattaatatataattttaataattttaaacctAAATCTTAAACTTTAAATCTGAATATTAAACTCGAACCacactaaattaaaaagttaaggtttagggttcaaAGTTTAggatttatgttaaaaaattattgagatTATGTAtcaatgatataaaaaaaattactgaactatcgttaaataattaaataaaaatacaatatgaCGTGTCCACCATGATTCATACAATTTTGAATATAGAAACCTTCTCAAAGATAAAAGAATTAGCCAACCTGTTAGATTATGGCTATAGCTGATTTGAATTGCATCTAAACACATGCAAACTTTGCAATGAAATGTTGACTATTTATCAGAACACAAAGCAAAGTTTTGGTATTCCCATGTGGATTGTCACAGTTCGGTCTTGaaaatactattttaaaatgtaattaactttgaaagtaaaatttaaaagaggaATAGAGAGAACTCTACGAGAGTTAGAGCTTTGTTTTTGGGATTCGGATTTGTACGTTTagtaaatttaagtttatttattttcatattatacttttgtttgtttgcttatttagtgaaaagttaaaatttctttcacccgtaacttttattttctttagaagtCCACGTAAATGTTTATAGATTCGATCTTCtctattttcttattctttatttatacaGGTCGATTCTCGACAGTTCCATTTATGtgaaatcaattaaatttgcagcatttagtttaatcttaaaccaaaataGAAAGGTCGCTGCATA includes the following:
- the LOC105788991 gene encoding uncharacterized protein LOC105788991, translating into MGGGMEANKNRFIEDWGSARENLEHNFRWTRRNFALVGIFGIAIPVLVYKGIVREFHMQDEDNGRPYRKFL